Below is a window of Candidatus Babeliales bacterium DNA.
TAAAAAGTGTCACTTCCGTAAATATGGAATCGGTCAAAAATATGTTCCAGCATCGTTTTATTATCGATAGGAAGAAGAGGTTTGGGGATGATATGTGTAATAGGTCTTAGTCTTGTACCAAATCCTCCGGCCATTATAACTACTGGTAAATTGAATCTTTCTTTTGGTTTTATTAGTTCATCTCCAAATATATCTTCCCAAAAAAACACCTGTACAATTTCATTTTGTTCATTTATTACAGGGCAGAGTTCCATTCGAAACTCGAGCATCATATTCTTAATTGTTGAAAAAGAATCTTCGGGGTGGGCCACTTTAATATTTGAACGTAATACCTTTTTAACCTGACTGTCCAATGGTTTGTTTTTTATTATGGCGCGTTGGATATCTCCAACACTCAATAATCCTTCAAATTTATCATTTTCATCAAAAACGATAAGCAGTTTTTTATCAAGCTTATCCATTTTTTTAAGAGCATCAAATAATGAAGAAGATTTATTAATAGTTCTGTTTTTATACATTTACTTATGAAAATTTTGAGTGCGTTAAAGAAAAAAAATACAACTCATTTTATTTAAATAAATCTTGCTGGATTACCCACGACTTTGTTCCCGCTGGGGACGTCAGTAAGTACAACGGTACCGGCACCGATTATAACGTCTTCACCAATATTAACTCCCTCCTTAATAAAAGAGTTTGAGCCGATAAAAGAACGCATACCAACAGAGACATTCCCGGCTAAAACAGCACTTGGTGCAATATGAACACCTTTTTTGATGTTGCACTCATGTTCAACAATTGCACCTGTGTTTATAATAACAGTATCTGAAATTTTTACCATTGGATTAATTATTGCTCCTGCTCCTATAAAAACACCTTTCCCTACATTTACCTTATCTGCAATAATTGCTGAAGGATGAATTATTTTAACTAATTCTTCATTTTTTCTTAGAATAAAATCTGCAATTTGATTTCTTATTCGATTATCCCCAACCCCTAAAATAAAACCATAGTTTTTATTCCATCCCTCAAAATCATCATTTTTCTCAAAACCCATATACTTAAGATTAAATGGATTTTGCATTGCTTCCTTATGATCAGTATACCCAATTATTGAAAGTTTATTTTGCAATGCTGCTTCAGCAACAACATAACTATGGCCTGAATATCCTAAAAGTATGTTTTTAATCATGTATGATTACGCTACTTGGGATATTTACAATTCGATTTTCTAAGATCTCAGCATTTTTTTGTTCATCTCGATAGCAAGTTTTAAACATTGGCAGTTTGTACATTAATTTCCATATAGGACGGGTCATAATGCCTCTTTTGTTGGTTTCTTGCAAAAAAAGATTTCTTTCGGTAAAGCTATCCAACTCCACACACATTAACCAATAATTAGCTTCAGTATTTGGGTTTTGTAAACGAAATTTTATTCCATTTTCTTTAAAAAATGTGTGATAGTTAAGTGCTAATTTCCTTTTTGTTTCAATAAAAAAATCTAATTGTTCCAATTGTGCGCAGATTAAAGCCGCATTTAAATTGGGCATACGGTAGTTATATCCTATTTCATCATGAATATATTCATAAGGATGCTTTTTTTTGGCAGTAGTTGTCAAATGTTTAGCCAGGTCGCCTTTTTTATTGTCGTTCGTAACGATAGCCCCTCCACCGCCTGCCGTAACAATTTTATTACCATTAAAAGAGTAAATCCCTATTGTTCCAAAGCTACCTGTAGGTTTCCCATAATAGGTAGAACCTAATGCTTCAGCAGCATCTTCTACTATTGGAATGTTCCATTTTGCACATACTTCCATCAACTCATTTAAATGTACTGGAAATCCAAATGTGTGCATAGGAACACAAGCGGAAATTTTCTTACCCGTTTTTTTATTAAAACAGCTTCCTTTTCGTCGTTCGCCATACTCGTTCAAAAATGAATCTACTGCTTTAGGAGATAAACCCATTGTATCTAAATCAACATCTAAAAAAACCGGAACTGCTTCATTATATGTGATAGCATTAGCCGTTGCAACAAAAGTTAACGCCTGAGTTAGTACTTCATCACCTTGCTGTACCCCTGCAAGCCGCAAAGCTACCTGCAAGGCTGCAGTACCATTTACAACTGCCACGGCTCTTTTTGTTTGAGAAATATGAGTGATTATGTCTTCAAATTTATCTACATAGGCACCTATGGATGAAACAAAGGTAGAGTCAATAGCATCTGAAACATATTTTTTTTCATTTCCAACAAACCTGGGCTCGTGTAATGGTATATAGTCTTTAGTTTTATATTGATCTTGTATAAAAGTGACTATTTGATTGAAGTCCATATATTAACCATCGTAATTAATCTGGAAATTTCCATATTTATTAGTGTTTGTCATCGAATCAGCATACACGCCAATTCCCAAAGCCTTTACTAATTCATGAATACCGTCTTCAATAGTAAATTTCGGTCCGAATCCTAAAGTTTTTTCTACTTTTTTAAATGACACTTTATAATTCCTGGGGTCGCTTCCTTTTGAATTATACACAACCTTTCCATCAGGTATGTATCTTAAGATTTCATCAACAATCATTTTTTTTGTGAAGTTGTTAATATCTCCACCGGCATTAAAAACTTCAAAATTTACACGGTCTTTATCAGCTTCAAGCACCATTTCAATAAGTCTTGCAAAATCTCTTAAGTGACAGTAGGGTCTCCAAGTTTGTTCATCGTAAACCACAAGTTTTTTTCCGAAGTATAAGTCCCTAGTGAATTCATTTACGGTTAAATCAAACCGCATACGGGGAGAAAGTCCAAATGCTGTTGCAAAGCGCAAGACTGTGCCTGTAAAATCGGCCTTACCATTTAGGCTCAATAGTTGATTTTCTGCTTCCACCTTTGCCGTTGCATATAATGAAAGCGGGTTAAGCTTAAATTCTTCATCGGCTAATTCATTTTCGCCAATTAACCCATAATTAGAGCATGTGGATATAAAAATTACTCTGTTTAACCCTTTTCCATTAAGAAAATTAATACAGTTCTTAATACCTGTAGAATTTATTTTTTTTGAGGCTTCAGGATATTTTTTTGTAATCGGGTCTCCTACCAATCCAGCCAATAAAACAACATCGGTTATCCCTTGAATAGATTTATGTAAATCATTTTCATTTGTTATATCCCCTTTTATAAAATTATAATTAGGATCCCCTAAGTAAGGTTGAATTGAAAATTCATTTTCATATGTAAAATTATCAAAAGCAGTAATTTTGTAACCTTTTTTCAGTAGATGTGATGTGAGTACTGTTCCTACATATCCAGCACCCCCTAATAGCAAAATATTTTTATTGGGCATAATCTTAAATTTTAAATAATTAGATTGTTAATGTTTCAAAGTTACCATTAATACTATAGATAAACTCTTGTAAAATTAATTAACTATTGATTGTTGTTGAATCGCTCAAATTAGTTCAAATTTTGAAGCAATATTTTATTGTAACATTGAAGTACTTTTTAAAAAGTTTAAAAAAGCAAAGAAATTATGTTGTGTAAAAAAGGTTAAAGCTTAACGATTTTAAATATTTAAATTACTTCCAAAAGAAGCTTTTCAAGGATTAAAATAACAGAGCATGCAAG
It encodes the following:
- a CDS encoding acetyltransferase; translated protein: MIKNILLGYSGHSYVVAEAALQNKLSIIGYTDHKEAMQNPFNLKYMGFEKNDDFEGWNKNYGFILGVGDNRIRNQIADFILRKNEELVKIIHPSAIIADKVNVGKGVFIGAGAIINPMVKISDTVIINTGAIVEHECNIKKGVHIAPSAVLAGNVSVGMRSFIGSNSFIKEGVNIGEDVIIGAGTVVLTDVPSGNKVVGNPARFI
- a CDS encoding LegC family aminotransferase, yielding MDFNQIVTFIQDQYKTKDYIPLHEPRFVGNEKKYVSDAIDSTFVSSIGAYVDKFEDIITHISQTKRAVAVVNGTAALQVALRLAGVQQGDEVLTQALTFVATANAITYNEAVPVFLDVDLDTMGLSPKAVDSFLNEYGERRKGSCFNKKTGKKISACVPMHTFGFPVHLNELMEVCAKWNIPIVEDAAEALGSTYYGKPTGSFGTIGIYSFNGNKIVTAGGGGAIVTNDNKKGDLAKHLTTTAKKKHPYEYIHDEIGYNYRMPNLNAALICAQLEQLDFFIETKRKLALNYHTFFKENGIKFRLQNPNTEANYWLMCVELDSFTERNLFLQETNKRGIMTRPIWKLMYKLPMFKTCYRDEQKNAEILENRIVNIPSSVIIHD
- a CDS encoding NAD(P)-dependent oxidoreductase, whose product is MPNKNILLLGGAGYVGTVLTSHLLKKGYKITAFDNFTYENEFSIQPYLGDPNYNFIKGDITNENDLHKSIQGITDVVLLAGLVGDPITKKYPEASKKINSTGIKNCINFLNGKGLNRVIFISTCSNYGLIGENELADEEFKLNPLSLYATAKVEAENQLLSLNGKADFTGTVLRFATAFGLSPRMRFDLTVNEFTRDLYFGKKLVVYDEQTWRPYCHLRDFARLIEMVLEADKDRVNFEVFNAGGDINNFTKKMIVDEILRYIPDGKVVYNSKGSDPRNYKVSFKKVEKTLGFGPKFTIEDGIHELVKALGIGVYADSMTNTNKYGNFQINYDG